ctaatagttgtgtaataattctgcacactaatagttgtgtaataattctgcacactaatagttgtgtaataattgtgcacagacatgtattcccctgataatgttcacactcacatttctgggaacattgggagcagcgtgtggctctgtgggctgagcctgtgtgcttgtaatcagaaggtcgcaggttcaaacccagcctcagcctgtgggtccttgaacaaggcccttaacccctgggtgccgctacaggtggcagcccttcgcagacaacttcctctatggaaaaaaaagagcaagttgtgggaggcgtaaagacaatttccctacagggacaataaaagtgttgattattattattatttcccttgcataacattcaggcttcaggttcattaacattttggactgactgatgacactatatttgtttattattaaaattaatcccaaaaacacaactcgcctaataattgtgaacacagtgtattacattgtgggaaccaaatgtcccccacgatgagataaaaaccttttgccatgtaaggatatttttcactccccacaccccacaaacataacctcaatttcataaaaaaatctgtgaatagaatcacaaaactggaaatacctaaaatcttgtattttgtttgcttacttatggttaaggttggggctgggtagactgtcattgttgagattagagttttcaccatagaaacaaatggagagtccccacaaagatataattacaaacctatgtgtgtgtgcgcgtgtgcgtgcgtgtttgtgtgcgcatgtgcgtctgtgtgtgtgtgcgcattagcgtgcatgtgtgcgcctctgtgtgtgtgcgtctgtgtgtgtgtgtgtctgtgtgtgtgcgtctgtgtatacctggctacagaagatggatggatggacagatggaatttgcaaccttactaaagagtagcagaagcacttctgacacttgaaccctgatgataagtacaattatttatgtaaaagtgcatcagttttgtacttagtggcatttgccaaacatgcttgtaaaggtgaattctgccagaggtcagtgctgtgggttggcgtttggctcagtggcttatatcactatgctcctgtgactaaggcccttaaccccaaacgcaccggtgactgcctgcgtctgccttctcaaagaaacaattttaaattgtttgactgtggaatttgagcttcgtgggtccaaacctgcttagtcacaccgccttaagtttgctgctcaactcgccgctttctcaattgtaagtcgctttgcaaaaaaatatctccaaaataaaagtaaatgctcttttttgcaggagaaaaaatgatcaacatgtgtttcaaacggtacaaaagtgggtctgaccttcatgcagtttcaacaaaacgtgggtggggacaagggacgtcgcgatataatgtgatcatacgattacgtttgcagcaaaataaaaggacagcgataatggttcccagcagcacaaaccaaagacaattggatgaaagcagagtggaatatgggagtatggtagacgatcctttcatagcatccagatttcttaatgtttgctaggctgagtttgtttatatggcgaggagcccagcaccaagttacacaagaaaataagctggaggaaagcagcaggcaaaagcctgacccagacgcagccccggtgcacgccggttggcggctggggaaacttgccgcgtatcgcccctacggcggctgtttcagctcacggtaggaagccgccatctagtggtgcgctttgggaattgcatgcagcgataaagttcctcgaaattattacagtatcatggacctaaagactcattgaggtttcactcaaaacacaatattgtgcagtttggggatttgcgttggtgtttttgtgctcatcatcacaggtcctgagggcccatacatgctggtgctgagctctgttactgatattcttaagtattatttttaataattgttgcacttggactcgatcttttatacaatgttttgtcgcttttaatctttccaagcactttgcataccggggcgacgcccagcaccgtacagtgtcaatctgcttcctcatttgtatgtcgttttgataaaagcttctgataaataagtaaaatgtaagtcagtataaatgtatatacaacagtaactatggtagatttctcgctggtaggtctctctgaccttactgcactgggagaaaagcccagtgtaacatgggctaaaatgtaaatgtgtagttttttagatcttaatctgaaaatccgttcttcgttttcccagaaggtggcagcacatgaacactgcaaaactgcaagcttggcttgtcgctttgtatacaatagtgcgctatccgtatattaaaaatactacataattacatacatcaatcaatatcaagaacagaaagatgcccacacaatataccaaaatcttaaaatcccccttggcagcatgttacgctgtagtttggtttgtctaagctccacactttcccagaattaccctggactgcttccagtacggaagcccaaagaatcagacacgaagctcacataacttggcaagaggcccctgaattacctaaagtggatggagttttcacctcggcgcatggggattcagagcagacacaaatgagcgtgaacccatgtgtgatttacagtaaaaggtgactgaacacaatacacagcctctgtagtgtctccactgtccagcagggggtgccacatgaaagctgcccagcaggagtaaacaggtttccggagatgctgcattgcagtcccacagtcctctagtcttaagtgctcaaattttgtggtccctctataccttagtctcatagtccatagtgcccaattcccctttgccccacttccatgatccacaagtccctagtctccttgtttcttagtcccatggtccctaacactgtagccccttttcccctggttccctattcccttagtcccatagtctcctagtcctgtggcccctaatcccatagtccttagtcccctagttcctactccctattcaccttgtattaagcagggagcaggattctgaggccatctgatatgctttacaatgaagctgtgctaaaaccagtatatgcatgagggtgtttgcgctgccctgcactagactggctgttcctgtaaatcacttatatgaaagtgcctgtggaacacagataaaatccacatgtctgaggtggctggcatctggtctttctcatgtgtcaggcctgcgatgcagcattcaaacacatggtctccttttacagccagcaggttacgcaaacgtaccgctcaatcggggccatgtggacagctgtctgccatctctgattggccgtcgagtccacggaccccaaaggttaaactggacactggcaagcgtgtctgattcatcagattcccgtctgctgggttgggcagcatcacattgaggaagaacctcattgtgttttcagctacctggcattaggagctgattacttcaagtcattaggacttttttcatagagattctctagctgaacaagtagagtgttgcatttatgatgcattggtcatgggttcaaatcccccaagaatatgcataaaacataacccttcccactgctgtaagtcactttggataaacaagtctggtaaatgcaaaagtgtttctacaagtggtacaacagcatgccctactggtcagattaaaatgctgtttggatatattccatttcataatgtggcttctgattataacgtcaatgtgtaataggaattgattggaaacgtattcactacttcttttacaaatgtatttatctggacgaattggtccaattggtctcacttaccttagacccctgggagaaaagcttagtgtccatggggttaaatgtaaatggatattctatgtgatgagtaatataatctgggttaaggacgactcagatgcagtagctctgggaaagacacaggctttattaagggaatacagcaaacaacacttggaagaatgatgacggagctgaggaaccatgagagcaggaacatttatacacagtaatcagcgacgggagagaggtgtaggaggctaacagaccagggtggagaacgtcaacgatgggatacagctggggagggttaggagagttacggagggccattagtgacctctgctggctcaattgggaggagacgggacagatcgtcacaagtaccaagatgtgatgcatccatcttccaaacacttatcacaagggtatcccagagccaattacaggaaacgcagggcaaaaagctggggtccaccatggatacaatgccatttaatcacaaggaacactcacagttatggagtccggacaatttacagatgcctgtcagagtcgctgcaggaagaaacccatgtgggataaagagagcaaacaaacgccacacagacagcgtaggagaaggatggaaacattcaacactgcagctgcaaggcagccctgttacccactgagccgcccctcactggattctcatggttaaaacaggacatgatgcccaatatattcaaaatgcacatgtggaggatttcagccatatggttttgagtaacttctacacccacgtaccatgtgtgagatggagccggccagttcctcttatggtccaattctgctcatgcgttactaagattatggtacttaggtcctccatccatcagatcctcttctcactgtggtcatgctcatccactctggacactgtatgcttggtaaaagactctcatctctgtatccttggtagcgaaacaaaaagggggtttgctgaactagatgggctgagactggaaacaaagaggatcgtgagggatcacaaatgggaggactagcaaccgggaaggtcacaggcagcaggaaggtctaACATCAATGGccgagacaaatagatacttaaatgcaaagactaacgaggggcaacaagcaacactcatgagttttttttttttattaattctgttgaagcatggttaaaaatcaatgtctgacttttattagttaaatttcatagaatttttatttattattacttttgtcagattaaagttatttctgtgaccattgagtttttctttcattgactgaagggtaccaacaattttgtccacgtgtgtagctaatcaatacctcagtgacttttcaaaactagtttcatgaattaattgagctggtggtgaaatttaacaaatacatgaaatggccgaggtgaacctgaggagaggtttaggaaccatattggtgttcatctagccatccaacaagatatcagtaactttttggagaacagaagaaattccttttagttttttttgttttactcataatttgcacatgttctaatattaaattttgtttttaatactgagaaaatataaatttactacccagataaatagctttaaacatttcctatgactccctaagacttttgcacagtactgtatatatctcaggattcctaatgaaacaggatttatgtgttttttttctggtaattggtaatcacctacactacttcattgatgatcaggtgcctttctgttgttgttgtactaacgtgacttattaagattttatgttatttatgtttacttagttaatatatgattaatttgattatgttattatctttactgttacctcaggaccgctgtaggttttgagttaataaactgtctgccgtctgccgccccctgctggccaaagcgtcgccgctgcgatatcaggctgctgcgctcagtgagcagagagcgcggattaagtctgttactcagttacgttctgggcagcgcggaaccgggacattaatgggatagaataggaagcctttattgtcagtgtacaggtagcaaatacaatatatagacagaaatataaaatatacatatagaggggaggctaattggagttgcaaaattgcccataggtgtgtatgtgtgagtgactggtgtgtgagtgtgccctgcgatgggctggccccccatcctgggttgttcccagcctcgtgcccattgcttccgggataggctccggaccccccgcgacccaataggataagcggtttggaaaatggatggatggatggatagaggggaggggaaaagctccccccactcatcaggcttagatttcattacattttattttattcagaatcagaattcactccattggtacaactgcatgtactatgaatttgtttaggcagttttggtgcatttacagacaacatagaacataagtcagagaaaaacagtcattctacatgtttgttcagcttacagaacccaattattaacatacgtcacacttcagacagagtaaaaagggttatactggttataaagcagagattttacctttttgccacggagaagcagcgacatgtgagactctgatacggtaaaaatgattcctccagcacacagtgagctatcccagcatgcacagcgacacgggggggtttggataaaccccaaaccctggatagagggactcagtgaatgaggaggtgaatctgtgcaggggggtcagtccatcagaggagactctgtagaaggacagagcaccagccccccagtccagatacactcctactctgcgggggcctgagggctctatgggtataagagtctctttattattgcgccggacagagtgtctgtgaggagagcagcacagcatccatgacttgttattggctccaagcccacagtcactccctcctttcctcccgatccctttataagtcactcctatgcaggcagcatctccatcccactcagcctcccagtaacagcgaccagtcagactctctctgcacagaacttggctccagctgtcaaatctctctggatgatcaggatatggctgctctgccccccctgtcaccttcctgtccccccctgacagagacacttctctgtttgctgtgttggggtccagcgtcagctggcaggagtctgtaggcaggaggaagagcgattgatcccatgacgaagcccagcatctccatcattatcactgtcacacctcacacactcactcacacagaactcgctccaatacacacattttattcccaatatactcatgtagccgcccgagtctgcggcgctccggctgccccctgcgctgtgagacacgccgcgctgagagactcgctggggccgaactgcactttagcctgcgctctattattctgtacgatacataaaatataaaaagtcaaatatgtgaattacctcaggaaatgttggtcgcccgcgcgacgccggcgggaagacgcgccgaaatgacgcgcgtgttaaactaataggcttaattacaggtaaataaaattacaaacagcattcatcaaacatattaaccataaaattacacaacaaagattaccactaaaagtgagtttgtctttaggtcacaatatgaacgtcttttaatccactttggacacacacctctctccagcagcgcgccgacgcgacgctcccaacgcggacgcatctaggctggttctccgcaaagcgcagcactcgcgtattacaccgcgtatgcgtacatggaaacgttcatatttctctggtcaagctgtgtactttgcacatgcgcacgtgtcctatttaagtattagtagtaattctgatattccctgcacacgtaccacagccgcgaggtctgtgtatgtttccctacgttttacaaattcagagcggcagttcacggggctgccaactttgatcaactggctggcgtgagattttcaatttgggacaaatccgcacacatatgcatacgcatttatatgtatgtaacagttctattaccttgaaaattggctgtagggtttgcaaactaccccaatcctcatcaaaatcatctatgttggcgtttaaagacaaatttgtagtgcggcaggcggtcgtccgcggaggagtaaaatgcatcataaaagtctatacaaacacgtccgcttatacgggcgcggagaggtaccagtttggccgccacgttttctgtgttgattccaGCTTCgtctgtgcacttacatgaggataacaagacgcatgcgcgacgtgcagtgccaccagaaattggcgtggcagtatggtcacgttttgtcacggaacattgtctttactaacggtacagatcgtattaaagtagcatctaatttttttaagaatgagtgtccagaagagctgtatattttcacagacaagaaaaaaatattccgaacactattgtgtccttctttgtacagcgtcttcaaaatttaatggcagtataagtttctaagaaagcagtgtcatgcgtacaaggtacaatgaaattctaacctgaaattcttacttacctactttcataagcagcattatttttcatacagttccatccatccatcgatttttctgccacttatctaatatccatccatccattttccaaaccacttatcctactgggtcacggtgggtccggagcctatcccagaagcaatgggcacgaggcagggaacgacccaggatggggggccagcccatcgcagggcacactcacacaccagtcactcacacaccagtcactcactcatgcacacctactgaatgggcaatttagtaactccaattagcctcagcatgtctttggactggggggggaaaccggagcacccagaggaaaccccacgacgacatggggagaacatgcaaactccacacacatgtaacccaggcggagactcgaacccgggtcccagcggtgtgaggcaacagtgctaaacactgcaccaccatgccatccttaatttttaattaagaattaaaaatgagtatattgggtcctaatttggtactaaacacctgttttgttttatagagagtccaccccacagcctgccagacacattcagtaaactgattatgctattaatgatcgtattgtgctaattttgctcagtaagcaatgtgcaaaattaactaatgtgcaaagctaattaatgtctatcattatttgagattgttatgtttattacttattgctgctcacaatgatctgcctgatattttgaccaagcaatggacacaaataaaatagtgagtttaatattgattctacaatagctattaataaaagtgagtttgtctttagatcactatatgaacgtcttttaatccactttggacacacacctctctccagcagcgcgccaatgcgacgctcccaacgtagatgcatctaggctggtatataatgtagtatatattatatataatctctcaggttatatataatatataatctctgggtctgcccccaggcctcctcctggttggacatgccttgaaacacctccccagggcgccgtccaagaggtatcctagaaccatcaactgactcctttcaatgcggagaagcagcgactctactttgagcccggatgtctgagctcctcaccctctctaaggctgagcccagacaccctgctgaggaaactcatttctgctgcttatacagtattcacaatctcatttattcggtcatcacccagagctcataaccataagtgagggtaggaacgtagatcaactggtaaattaaaagcttcaccttccagctcagttccctctttttccaaattgctgcaccgtgaacaaacccccaagatcaaagccaaattgaactttattgtcatctgcaccatatataagtatagagagagatgaaatggcgaagctcagggcccacagtgtaagcataaacttagtccaatatagagaacaagacaagacaatgtgcaaaggacttacaggacagtgcaactgaggaagaggagtagattatgcaatatacagtaatgtgcaatactggacaatgtgcaatattgttagaactatattaaatatatgatgtatttctgcagtcagttagacctgaattcaccatcatgtacgctgtaacagcctgagttcacagtgtaaacagtgtatgataatagtagtaacagcagtaacacgtctaacatttctaacagctgaaaataggaatagaagcagaataatggggcagacagagaataatggggattcttattattgcccccatgtcagagtgacaaagtgttaagttcagtgcagtgcttaagggtcagtctgtggcctttagttgtgggttacgggggggttgaggcagtgaggaggcagagtgagggatcctgggaggcagcatggtgttgaggagcctgacagcctgggggtaaaaactgccacgcagcctggcagacccggctctgatgctgcagtatcttctctcaggtggctggagtgtgaaatgaccatgtgagggatgtgatgggtcctgcacaatgctgcaggccttgcggacactgcgtttgcaaaaagcggcttgtagggaagggagaggcatcccataatgttctctgctgttttcactgctctctgcaggaatttgcggtcagatttgttgcagctgccacaccagatggtgatgcagttagtcagaacactgccgatggtgcctctatagaacatggtgaggatgggaggggaaggtttgcttatttcagcgcctcaggaagtttagtctttgctgggctttcttgaataaggagctggtgttatttgtccatgtaaattcctcagttatgtccacaccgaggaacttggttctccttacaatctccacagcagtaccgttgatgctgagtggggtgtgggcaggacgtgtccttctgaagtccacaatcatctcttttgtcttgtcagcgttgacagatagattatagtctctgcaccttgtggacagactttccacctcttctctgtatgctgattcatcttctctatttatcagtcccaccacagttgtatcatccacaaacttgatgatgatggtgttggacgtgttgcagcccatacatactgactggggcgtctctgtcaggaaatccaagatccagctgcagagagtggtgttcaagcttaaccccctcagtttttgagggacatgttgaaggtagagctgaagtctatgaataacatcctgacatctgtgactctcttacccagatgtgtcagggaaaggtgacgggcagaggctacggtgtcctcagtagacctgttggaccggtatgcagatcagagagggtctagagaggtgggaagattagtctttatgtattactgccatgaccagcctttccaagcacttcatgatgattgacatgagtgctactgggcagtagtcattcaggcctgtcactgatggcttctacagcactgggatgatggcggttaatttgaagcatgctgggacagaccACTGGCTTAAAGAGGTGCATTCTGTGAGGACCCCAGCCATGTGGTCAGTGCATTCTCTCAGCACTCAGCCAAGTATGTTGTCGGCTCAGACATCACCGCCATTGATGTGTAGGATGGGCTCGTagatcgtgattggctgaattccctgccatatacggcgtgtgtctttagtgcatttaaagtgtacattgatcgtctgtgcatgtgcctgattggctatcctcatagctcgggacaggttgtctgtgggcgtcctgagggcagccttgtctttagatctgaaagctgcatttctgattcttagctatgtgagcacttccctcatcatccagggcctttggtcggctctcgtggtcatcgatcacagagtttatatactcctccaggttgatggcgtcaccatttatagcagcctccttaaaaatgtcccagtcagtagatccaaagcagccttggagagctgagacggcaccagctggccacactcttactgactggtttgttgtgcttcagcagggatttatacacaggaaccatgatcacagtgacatggtctgagtagccgaggtgggggggggggaagggccttgtaggcctcacagacgtttgtgtaaacattgtccagacagattctccctctagctgggatgttcatatattggaagaatttggggaaaactggcttcagatttgcctgattgaagtctccagcaatgatgaaaaaagcaatttttttaattttaactttttttttttttttttttttttttaagcaatttattgctgcacacatctcagttaaaccaactgggacgtcacaaagttcacaatccacatcagttattcccgtgatgtttgagaagaaatcaaaaattttggatcaagactcctgacatacaaattattaaagaactcagtgcagaattcggctattttcttgatgtcatctgcagcatttccataaatcctcacccgcataatgcagttgttcctgacttgctgactttccagcctaaagaaataggctgagttctgctcaccttgttcaagccatttttgccacaatctaacaaaggctccttctgccttatgtttatatataatcatacaatttattctgtaagtcacctcctacattattttctgtatcagtaagacgattgactggtttgcaggttaaagcagtaaatctcatttataattttcttttcttcatctcttccgattcgagccaagtcactactaaaccttctgacaaattttgctacatcatgttattattgcaatacttttttctgtattgggtctgttccagtgtaagtcagttaattattctatatttaaaatagctactttatttctcaagattgaactgtttaatatcccgtttgaagatattttatatccagtagacgatgacaaagattgcatgttctccccgtgtcgtcgtggggtgtcctccgggtactccagtttgcccccacagtccaaagacatgctgaggctaattagagttgctaaattgcccataggtgtgcatgtgtgagtgaatggtgtgtgagtgtgccctgcgatgggctggccccccatcctgggttgttccctgcctcgtgcccatcacttctgggataggctccggaccccccgcgacccaagcggtttggaaaatggatggatagatggatagacgatgacaatatggatatatggatgtcaatggctcggtggtcagaaaatggtgaagctataatgtttgtttaaatatttcctaattcattagaaataagccaaaaatcagtctgtgactgatttgaaaaggtccaacacatttggttggaaaatctcttgtttaatctcttccatcattttttcttttttcagagcctgtcatcatgactatgtatagttattgccgtcactggatgataaatccagacagtagtaaatctgcatatagttcacagtacatggtaaacaaaacaagtcggcttgcagctctaatcaaacagtgtatgatagagtgccatcttgactccctcctccttctacatttaatgccacaaccacatgctcacaagtgagactggaaacgaaggaaccgaccaagatggttttctcgcactgccccctggtggacatgaccttcaatcctccagatagatgtaaactacgcacgcaagtgtagtcgtgtcgtgtgaagtcatggcccta
The sequence above is drawn from the Brienomyrus brachyistius isolate T26 unplaced genomic scaffold, BBRACH_0.4 scaffold39, whole genome shotgun sequence genome and encodes:
- the LOC125722516 gene encoding stonustoxin subunit beta-like codes for the protein MSILGIKYSCQLTLDPNTANREVSLSGGDRKVTGGAEQPYPDHPERFDSWSQVLCRESLTGRCYWEAEWDGDAACIGVTYKGIGRKGGSDCGLGANNKSWMLCCSPHRHSVRRNNKETLIPIEPSGPRRVGVYLDWGAGALSFYRVSSDGLTPLHRFTSSFTESLYPGFGVYPNPPVSLCMLG